Proteins co-encoded in one Oreochromis aureus strain Israel breed Guangdong linkage group 3, ZZ_aureus, whole genome shotgun sequence genomic window:
- the LOC120438968 gene encoding uncharacterized protein LOC120438968, which yields MAQRAEISETNWPSRPMRQRSSSTPVYGRKQDWTTVNRKINNKPPKQLNVKLQNRFAPLSKDPGSISDNYPSISSEVRSENLLKSKRPQGKLKARPETLIVGDSAVKDVQRMSGSNDVSKQQSEVLKQNFTGLLNTVNSLNAAVFISGPVPPVRGGDERFSRLFALNKWLISACTDHSVHFINYFNIFWESRHLFEANGFNFNKSGVKLFTSNLFYSIRHPSVLGAKAEINEELSHKEEQTVLQEQTKPSRNLEEELHLPPTGRASERRDI from the exons ATGGCACAGCgagctgaaatctctgaaaCCAACTGGCCTTCACGTCCTATGAGACAGAGAAGCTCTTCTACCCCTGTATACGGGAGGAAACAGGACTGGACAACCGTGAATAGGAAGATTAACAACAAACCTCCAAAACAACTGAAtgtgaaactgcagaacagATTTGCTCCACTATCAAAGGACCCTGGATCTATATCGGACAACTATCCATCTATAAGTAGCGAAGTAAGGTCTGAAAATCTGTTGAAAAGTAAAAGGCCACAGGGAAAGCTAAAGGCTAGGCCTGAAACTCTGATTGTGGGTGACTCTGCCGTAAAGGATGTACAAAGGATGAGCG GGTCAAACGATGTGTCCAAACAACAGTCGGAGGTTCTGAAACAGAACTTTACTGGATTATTAAATACTGTAAACTCTCTGAATGCAGCTGtattcatcagtggacctgtaccGCCCGTCagaggaggagatgagagaTTCAGCAGGTTGTTTGCACTGAATAAATGGCTTATATCAGCATGTACTgaccactcagtgcattttatcaactattttaatattttttgggaAAGCAGGCATCTGTTTGAAGCAAAtggatttaattttaacaagtcaGGGGTGAAACTGTTCACCTCCAACTTGTTTTATTCCATACGTCATCCATCTGTGCTTGGTGCCAAGGCTGAGATAAATGAGGAGTTATCTCATAAAGAGGAACAAACAGTACTCCAAGAACAGACAAAGCCCAGCAGAAACCTTGAGGAGGAGCTCCATCTGCCCCCAACCGGAAGAGCTTCAGAAAGGAGAGACATCTGA
- the LOC120436216 gene encoding uncharacterized protein LOC120436216 isoform X1: protein MKNTFVQCLLFLITLLCCTTNQARLTVSPSSSQFFEEDFVTLSCEEDDSSAGWTLRRNTSKQQRTQCGRDGWGKPAGSSCNISHIYKWETGVYWCESREGPISNVVNLTVTETDPAAVYSAVRPEDVNYGQITIKEKQRKSKKRECEPAAVYSSVRTGDVSYDQITIKEKKNRSKSRADGVKSGGDDITYSDLKILHHHQQPTNRRRELPSNSNVVYSSLKKSASPT, encoded by the exons atgaagaACACATTTGTGCAATGCCTGCTCT TTCTGATCACTCTGCTGTGTTGCACAACAAATcaagctcgtctgactgtgagtcccagcagctctcagttctttgaagaAGACTTTGtgactctgagctgtgaggaggacgacagctctgctggatggactctgaggagaaacacaagcaaacaacagaggactcagtgtggaagAGATGGGTGGGGAAAACCAGCTGGCTCTTCCTGTAACATCAGTCACATCTACAAATGGGAGactggagtttactggtgtgagtccagagagggtcccatcagtaacgtggttaacctgacagtcactg aGACTGATCCAGCTGCAGTCTACTCAGCAGTGAGACCTGAAGACGTCAATTATGGGCAAATCACCATCAAAGAGAAgcaaagaaaatcaaagaaaagag AGTGTGAACCAGCTGCAGTCTACTCATCAGTGCGAACTGGAGATGTCAGTTATGATCAAATCACCatcaaagagaagaaaaacagatcaaagagcagag cTGATGGAGTAAAATCTGGAGGTGATGACATCACATACAGTGACCTCAAAATATTACATCACCACCAGCAGCCAACCAACCGCCGCAGAG agctTCCATCAAATTCAAATGTTGTCTACTCCTCACTGAAGAAATCTGCTAGTCCAACCTAA
- the LOC120436216 gene encoding uncharacterized protein LOC120436216 isoform X2 — MKNTFVQCLLSRLTVSPSSSQFFEEDFVTLSCEEDDSSAGWTLRRNTSKQQRTQCGRDGWGKPAGSSCNISHIYKWETGVYWCESREGPISNVVNLTVTETDPAAVYSAVRPEDVNYGQITIKEKQRKSKKRECEPAAVYSSVRTGDVSYDQITIKEKKNRSKSRADGVKSGGDDITYSDLKILHHHQQPTNRRRELPSNSNVVYSSLKKSASPT; from the exons atgaagaACACATTTGTGCAATGCCTGCTCT ctcgtctgactgtgagtcccagcagctctcagttctttgaagaAGACTTTGtgactctgagctgtgaggaggacgacagctctgctggatggactctgaggagaaacacaagcaaacaacagaggactcagtgtggaagAGATGGGTGGGGAAAACCAGCTGGCTCTTCCTGTAACATCAGTCACATCTACAAATGGGAGactggagtttactggtgtgagtccagagagggtcccatcagtaacgtggttaacctgacagtcactg aGACTGATCCAGCTGCAGTCTACTCAGCAGTGAGACCTGAAGACGTCAATTATGGGCAAATCACCATCAAAGAGAAgcaaagaaaatcaaagaaaagag AGTGTGAACCAGCTGCAGTCTACTCATCAGTGCGAACTGGAGATGTCAGTTATGATCAAATCACCatcaaagagaagaaaaacagatcaaagagcagag cTGATGGAGTAAAATCTGGAGGTGATGACATCACATACAGTGACCTCAAAATATTACATCACCACCAGCAGCCAACCAACCGCCGCAGAG agctTCCATCAAATTCAAATGTTGTCTACTCCTCACTGAAGAAATCTGCTAGTCCAACCTAA
- the LOC120436216 gene encoding uncharacterized protein LOC120436216 isoform X3 — MKNTFVQCLLFLITLLCCTTNQARLTVSPSSSQFFEEDFVTLSCEEDDSSAGWTLRRNTSKQQRTQCGRDGWGKPAGSSCNISHIYKWETGVYWCESREGPISNVVNLTVTETDPAAVYSAVRPEDVNYGQITIKEKQRKSKKRECEPAAVYSSVRTGDVSYDQITIKEKKNRSKSRADGVKSGGDDITYSDLKILHHHQQPTNRRRGRL; from the exons atgaagaACACATTTGTGCAATGCCTGCTCT TTCTGATCACTCTGCTGTGTTGCACAACAAATcaagctcgtctgactgtgagtcccagcagctctcagttctttgaagaAGACTTTGtgactctgagctgtgaggaggacgacagctctgctggatggactctgaggagaaacacaagcaaacaacagaggactcagtgtggaagAGATGGGTGGGGAAAACCAGCTGGCTCTTCCTGTAACATCAGTCACATCTACAAATGGGAGactggagtttactggtgtgagtccagagagggtcccatcagtaacgtggttaacctgacagtcactg aGACTGATCCAGCTGCAGTCTACTCAGCAGTGAGACCTGAAGACGTCAATTATGGGCAAATCACCATCAAAGAGAAgcaaagaaaatcaaagaaaagag AGTGTGAACCAGCTGCAGTCTACTCATCAGTGCGAACTGGAGATGTCAGTTATGATCAAATCACCatcaaagagaagaaaaacagatcaaagagcagag cTGATGGAGTAAAATCTGGAGGTGATGACATCACATACAGTGACCTCAAAATATTACATCACCACCAGCAGCCAACCAACCGCCGCAGAG GGAGGCTCTGA
- the LOC120436223 gene encoding hepatitis A virus cellular receptor 2 homolog: MRANMVPFLALLFLCQRISATEDLKIITAESGQKKVTLTCRAPNNNKNLIGVEWSRADLKEEYVLLYRDEQFVPDYQHPSFKNRVDLNDTQMKDGDVSLILKDVITDDDGIYVCRVLIPGTKRGKRAAETVRSIRLIVDPPGQTGGDTEDGGKEDGGKEDGSVGLIVGLSVAAVLIVATVAGFLIYRKKKSQSPYQLPAELESI; encoded by the exons ATGAGAGCGAACATGGTGCCCTTCCTGGCTTTGCTGTTTCTCTGTCAACGGATTTCTGCCACCGAAG ATCTGAAAATTAttacagctgagtctggacaaaAGAaggtcactctgacatgtcgagctccaaacaacaacaagaacctGATAGGTGTGGAGTGGAGTAGAGCTGACCTGAAAGAAGAATATGTCCTCTTGTATCGGGATGAGCAGTTTGTCCCAGAttaccagcatccatcttttaagaaccgtgtGGATCTGAATGACacacagatgaaggatggagacgtgtctttgattctgaaggatgtgattACTGATGATGATGGAATATACGTGTGTCGTGTCCTCATCCCAGGAACAAAGCGCGGAAAGAGAGCTGCTGAAACTGTCAGGAGCATCAGACTgattgttgatcctccag gtcagacaggaggagacacagaggatggagggaaggaggatggagggaaggaggatggaTCTGTTGGACTAATAGTTGGTCTGTCAGTTGCTGCTGTCCTCATTGTTGCCACTGTTGCTGGTTTTttgatttacagaaaaaaaaagagtcagagTCCATACCAGCTTCCAGCTGAGCTGGAGTCTATTTGA